The following proteins come from a genomic window of Nautilia profundicola AmH:
- a CDS encoding phosphomannomutase/phosphoglucomutase: protein MKHIFREYDIRGIFEKDLNEDIVKKIGYFLGTKIDGEYVFVSYDARTHSPVLHDWLVSGLNSAGKTVISGGMLPTGANYFANFRPLCIENKGKINISGSIQITGSHNPPEYNGFKITIDKLPFYGKDIYSLGDEILNNDITIEDNTDVIKYDLKSDYVDYISNQFSHLKGMDLNAVFDCGNGVAGVVLRDILEKIGIKNYEIIFEKPDGTFPNHHPDPTEEENLKDVYNALKTRKYAFAFDGDADRIAFLDQKYNYKGDILAYFFAKNMDNPCVISEVKATQVMYDEINKIGRAIMYKTGHSNLKTLLKQQNCDLAAEVSGHIFFNDRYFGIDDAIYVAFRIMELIKDKFDFVKEFESLPKVYNTDEIKVKTTEDKKFKIIDELKSYLNENKGALQIKEIVDVDGVRVIFENGWGLVRASNTTPVLVTRFEAVNEKDLKAIEERLMEALNKFL, encoded by the coding sequence ATGAAACATATTTTCAGGGAATATGATATAAGAGGAATATTTGAAAAAGATCTAAATGAAGACATTGTAAAAAAAATAGGTTATTTTTTAGGAACAAAGATTGACGGTGAATATGTTTTTGTAAGTTACGATGCGAGAACACATTCGCCTGTTTTACACGACTGGCTTGTGAGCGGACTCAACAGTGCCGGTAAAACAGTAATCAGCGGAGGAATGTTACCTACGGGTGCAAATTATTTTGCAAATTTCAGACCGCTATGTATCGAAAATAAAGGTAAGATAAACATATCCGGAAGTATTCAGATCACAGGTTCTCACAATCCTCCCGAATACAACGGATTTAAAATAACAATTGACAAACTTCCTTTTTATGGCAAAGATATATACTCTTTAGGGGATGAAATATTAAACAATGATATTACTATAGAAGATAATACGGATGTAATTAAATACGATCTGAAATCGGATTATGTCGATTATATTTCAAACCAGTTTTCACACTTGAAAGGTATGGATTTAAATGCAGTGTTTGACTGCGGAAACGGTGTTGCCGGTGTAGTGCTTAGAGATATACTTGAAAAAATCGGTATTAAAAATTACGAAATTATTTTTGAAAAGCCTGACGGAACGTTTCCGAACCATCATCCTGACCCTACTGAAGAAGAAAATCTAAAAGACGTATATAATGCGCTTAAAACAAGAAAATACGCATTTGCGTTTGACGGAGATGCGGACAGGATTGCGTTTTTGGATCAGAAATATAACTATAAAGGCGATATTCTTGCGTACTTTTTTGCAAAAAACATGGATAACCCATGTGTTATAAGTGAAGTAAAAGCCACTCAGGTAATGTATGACGAAATTAATAAAATTGGCCGTGCAATAATGTATAAAACGGGACACAGTAACCTAAAAACACTTCTTAAACAGCAGAACTGTGATTTAGCTGCGGAGGTTAGCGGACATATATTCTTTAATGACAGATACTTTGGGATAGATGATGCGATTTATGTTGCATTTAGGATTATGGAACTCATTAAAGATAAATTTGATTTTGTCAAAGAGTTTGAATCACTTCCGAAAGTTTACAATACCGACGAAATAAAAGTAAAAACGACAGAAGATAAAAAATTCAAAATAATCGATGAGTTAAAAAGTTACCTGAATGAAAATAAAGGTGCATTACAAATTAAAGAAATTGTAGACGTGGACGGTGTAAGGGTGATATTTGAAAACGGATGGGGGCTTGTAAGAGCGAGCAATACAACACCCGTACTTGTAACAAGATTTGAGGCTGTTAACGAAAAAGATTTAAAAGCTATTGAAGAGAGATTAATGGAAGCTTTAAATAAGTTCCTTTAA
- a CDS encoding class 1 fructose-bisphosphatase: MTEIINSIQKIAVEIKDAIKTKDTGKVESLNSSGDIQVKLDVISDEIVERHLLKTSSVIEIISEEKEDAMPANPNGKYFVAYDPLDGSSLIDVDLSVGSIFGIYKGGYSGENIVAAVYIVYGPRVEMVVARDTVELFRLNEETNEFEFVKELRLEEKGKILGPGGTQKYWYPYHKEMIDNFFKDGYRLRYSGGMVPDLHQILLKGGGLFAYPGTEDKPKGKLRKLFEVFPFAYVYNKAGGLAVDGKNDLLDLDIDGYHDTTPCFFGSNYEIKKVLKTYEGAEK, encoded by the coding sequence ATGACCGAAATTATTAATTCCATCCAGAAAATAGCCGTTGAAATCAAAGACGCTATAAAAACTAAAGATACAGGAAAAGTAGAATCACTGAATTCAAGCGGTGATATTCAGGTTAAACTTGATGTAATAAGTGATGAAATTGTAGAAAGACATCTTTTAAAAACATCAAGTGTAATTGAAATAATTAGTGAAGAAAAAGAAGACGCAATGCCTGCTAATCCCAACGGCAAATATTTCGTGGCATATGATCCTCTTGACGGTAGCAGTCTTATTGATGTGGATTTAAGTGTGGGAAGTATTTTTGGTATTTATAAAGGCGGATACAGCGGTGAAAATATTGTGGCTGCTGTATACATCGTATACGGACCGAGAGTGGAAATGGTCGTGGCAAGAGATACTGTAGAGCTTTTCAGGTTGAATGAAGAAACTAACGAGTTTGAATTTGTAAAAGAATTAAGACTTGAGGAAAAAGGAAAAATATTAGGACCGGGCGGAACTCAAAAATACTGGTATCCTTATCATAAAGAGATGATTGATAATTTCTTTAAAGACGGTTACAGGTTAAGATACAGCGGTGGAATGGTACCTGATTTACATCAGATTTTATTAAAAGGCGGAGGGCTTTTTGCATATCCGGGAACCGAAGATAAGCCAAAAGGTAAGCTTAGAAAACTTTTTGAAGTATTTCCTTTCGCATATGTGTATAATAAAGCAGGGGGACTTGCTGTTGACGGTAAAAACGATTTATTAGATTTAGATATCGACGGATACCATGATACAACACCATGCTTTTTCGGAAGCAATTATGAAATTAAAAAAGTTTTAAAAACATACGAAGGGGCAGAGAAATGA
- a CDS encoding MgtC/SapB family protein: protein MQVEILKAFFITVVLGFIIGLERSVSFTQENEEGFAGSRTFTLIALYGFISAYINNFVNYFLLFSFSIFGLLVIIAYFLKVYHYSKQGTTTHIAALITYLIGVMVYFNQTHYAIFITVLTVVVLNLKTKLKKIEDNLTQKELNAGVLLLIMTFIMLPILPNKAIGPFELFNPYKTWLMAIIIASLSFIGYLGIKFFGEKKGILFTAAAGGFISSTAVTASLSAMFKETKTSVFTYASAIAIANTLMFARVLIEVYITNIEIVKYIGIVYLFAFIYGVWFSYYFYKKSKENIQTTLSKLEKNPLELSEAIKFAIIFAIIYALVEYTNKHFGNLGLYIVSFISGFTDVDAITLSLGELSKTTLSLKNAAIGIVTASISNTLTKFFIVMFFSKELAKKTLIFFIPEILILSLSFLFILWL from the coding sequence ATGCAAGTCGAAATTTTAAAAGCTTTTTTTATTACGGTTGTATTGGGATTCATCATCGGGCTTGAAAGAAGCGTGTCTTTTACACAGGAAAACGAAGAAGGGTTTGCAGGCAGTAGAACTTTTACATTAATAGCATTATACGGTTTTATATCAGCTTATATAAATAATTTTGTTAATTATTTTTTATTATTTAGTTTCTCAATTTTCGGTTTGCTTGTTATTATCGCATACTTTTTAAAGGTATATCACTATTCCAAACAAGGTACAACAACCCATATAGCCGCATTAATCACATATCTAATCGGAGTAATGGTTTATTTTAATCAAACTCACTATGCAATATTTATTACGGTATTAACGGTTGTAGTTTTGAATTTAAAAACAAAACTAAAAAAAATAGAAGACAATTTAACTCAAAAAGAGCTTAACGCGGGAGTCTTACTTTTAATTATGACTTTTATCATGCTTCCAATACTGCCGAATAAAGCAATAGGGCCTTTTGAACTATTTAATCCGTATAAAACGTGGTTAATGGCAATAATAATTGCATCTTTGTCTTTTATAGGATATCTCGGCATAAAATTTTTCGGTGAAAAAAAAGGAATTTTATTTACCGCAGCGGCGGGAGGCTTTATAAGTTCTACTGCTGTAACCGCTTCTCTTTCAGCGATGTTTAAAGAAACTAAAACATCCGTATTCACTTATGCCTCCGCAATAGCCATAGCGAATACTTTAATGTTTGCAAGAGTATTAATTGAAGTGTATATTACAAACATTGAAATTGTAAAATATATAGGTATTGTTTACTTATTCGCTTTTATTTATGGTGTTTGGTTTTCATATTATTTTTACAAGAAATCAAAAGAAAACATTCAAACGACTCTTTCTAAACTTGAAAAAAACCCACTGGAATTAAGTGAAGCCATTAAATTCGCAATTATTTTTGCAATTATTTACGCACTTGTAGAATATACTAACAAACATTTTGGTAATTTGGGTTTATATATAGTTTCATTTATATCCGGTTTTACGGATGTGGATGCTATTACACTTTCGTTGGGAGAACTTAGTAAAACAACACTTTCATTAAAAAATGCGGCCATCGGAATAGTTACCGCTTCTATAAGCAATACCCTTACAAAGTTTTTTATTGTTATGTTTTTTTCAAAAGAGTTAGCAAAAAAAACATTAATATTTTTTATTCCGGAAATATTGATTTTATCACTCTCTTTTTTATTTATATTGTGGTTGTAG
- a CDS encoding DnaJ family protein, with the protein MSKSLYEVLGVSENATQDEIKKAYRKLARKYHPDICKKPECEEKFKEINTAYEILGDEEKRKQYDQMGDAMFNGQNFQDFYRQHKDVDLEDILSQIFGGGFSRRSSGGFGGFGFDGFGGFGGGFAPDLDIHAKIQIPFDLAMKGGVYTINLNGESIKVKIPEGIKTGQKLRVRGKGKTLQGHRGDLILEVEVTPHPEWERVGNDLYKKIEVPLKTMMFGGKIGVDTFKGHINVKVPQNSKCCQKLRVKGYGVKDGNLYLELRPKLPKIEELDEELVKLMKEKLPE; encoded by the coding sequence ATGAGTAAAAGTTTATACGAAGTTTTAGGTGTAAGCGAAAATGCTACACAAGATGAAATAAAAAAAGCTTATAGAAAATTAGCGAGAAAATATCATCCTGACATATGCAAAAAGCCTGAGTGCGAAGAAAAATTCAAAGAGATAAATACTGCATATGAAATTCTGGGAGATGAGGAAAAACGTAAACAGTATGATCAAATGGGTGATGCTATGTTTAACGGTCAAAACTTCCAGGATTTTTACAGGCAGCATAAAGATGTCGATTTAGAAGATATACTTTCTCAAATATTCGGCGGAGGTTTTTCAAGACGTTCAAGCGGAGGTTTTGGAGGTTTCGGTTTTGACGGATTTGGCGGTTTTGGTGGAGGTTTTGCGCCAGATTTGGATATACATGCAAAAATCCAAATACCTTTTGATCTTGCAATGAAAGGTGGTGTATATACTATTAACCTAAACGGTGAAAGTATAAAGGTAAAAATTCCTGAAGGAATTAAAACCGGGCAAAAATTAAGAGTAAGAGGGAAAGGTAAAACCCTTCAAGGACACAGGGGCGATTTAATTTTAGAAGTTGAAGTCACTCCTCATCCTGAATGGGAAAGAGTGGGTAATGATTTATATAAAAAAATAGAAGTACCTTTAAAAACAATGATGTTCGGTGGTAAAATAGGTGTAGATACATTTAAAGGACACATTAATGTCAAAGTTCCTCAAAACTCAAAATGTTGCCAAAAATTGAGAGTTAAAGGTTATGGTGTTAAAGACGGTAATTTATATTTGGAATTAAGACCTAAACTTCCAAAAATAGAGGAATTGGATGAAGAATTGGTGAAATTAATGAAAGAAAAGTTGCCTGAATAA
- a CDS encoding heat shock protein transcriptional repressor HspR codes for MYSYDEPVYLISVVSKILNIHPQTLRQYEREGLIKPSRTEGKMRLYSQRDIDRLKLILSLVRDLGVNLAGVEIILQLKEEIEELQREIENLKKQQGQIPRNRSVVIKKENYQLILVPTKED; via the coding sequence ATGTATAGTTATGACGAACCGGTATACTTAATAAGCGTGGTGAGTAAAATATTAAATATACATCCTCAAACATTAAGACAATATGAAAGGGAAGGTCTCATTAAACCAAGTAGAACCGAAGGTAAAATGAGACTATATTCTCAAAGAGATATAGACAGATTAAAACTAATACTTTCATTAGTTAGAGATTTAGGTGTGAATCTCGCGGGGGTTGAAATAATATTACAGCTTAAAGAAGAAATCGAAGAACTTCAAAGAGAAATAGAAAATCTTAAAAAACAACAGGGTCAAATTCCAAGAAACAGAAGTGTTGTGATTAAAAAAGAAAATTATCAATTAATTTTAGTACCTACAAAAGAAGATTAA
- a CDS encoding NUDIX domain-containing protein gives MIKITKINILGKGKFLELKEVFFDYFGKKRRWEVCSSHNSVSILIYDKDLNSLIMVRQFRLPVYLKNGDGYTLELCAGLCDKDKCNIEIAKEEVLEECGYDVDVKDIKKITSTWASVGSSAANQEIFYVEVDSSMKVHEGGGIDDEDIEIVEIPSDKVYKTIFDENIVLTPGAKFAMLWWIHNKVGKLESR, from the coding sequence TTGATTAAAATAACGAAAATCAATATCCTTGGCAAAGGAAAGTTTTTAGAGTTAAAAGAAGTTTTTTTTGATTATTTTGGCAAAAAAAGAAGATGGGAAGTTTGCAGCTCACACAACAGTGTTTCTATTTTAATTTATGATAAAGATTTGAATTCATTAATTATGGTTAGGCAGTTCAGACTTCCTGTATATTTAAAAAACGGTGACGGTTATACGTTGGAACTTTGTGCTGGACTTTGTGATAAAGATAAGTGCAATATTGAAATAGCCAAAGAAGAGGTTTTGGAAGAATGCGGATATGACGTTGACGTAAAAGACATTAAAAAAATTACATCAACATGGGCAAGTGTAGGAAGCAGTGCGGCTAATCAGGAGATATTTTATGTTGAAGTAGACAGCAGTATGAAAGTGCATGAAGGTGGTGGAATTGACGATGAAGATATAGAAATAGTCGAAATACCTTCAGATAAAGTATACAAAACTATTTTTGATGAAAATATCGTATTAACACCGGGTGCGAAATTCGCTATGCTATGGTGGATACATAATAAAGTGGGTAAGTTGGAAAGTAGATAA
- a CDS encoding AsmA-like C-terminal domain-containing protein: MQTSKNSIKAIIFTIILFLFIIFISLFKGIYLYDINFNNIHIKKIFFKIDHKIVLKIYDTKISNNKNYTKQVLNIHKTILTAVKILNIFQNITIESLNFGKFHINKIILKDNKLFFDSDFLKFKSVLNPKTTYSYVNFEYIELPKQKIDFYNVLLSIYFKPSHISIKGQGELNKENISFNINLLKNNILTFKINAPKLKYNNELFDIDLKGLNLSSAINLNYDIYNVNGKTKQLNFKYKKISINADNANFLLNNKKITLNSNNLIINNIKNINKVMINNLNGSYNIKNNFLILNSPEIQTQYKNFKFHSYKNSLIFQNLHNLNFNSRLIKIDDNKNKLFLKRNLINILGDYTYISINNGEFVSDQIKLTSTPIIGDLTQFIVKKIYGSIYGFNTSVENIKTNIKDKTVFIKNAYYNNVKAYDITYKNNVLTLHSNDLFNKNIKDVLYKFLNTDIPVTQIAGQNNILSKIMFSDNINSFTKIVTTSSLLKLFDFDLYVPQAEINITNQNLNFTTKKANLYLTKEMPLTFTGSGFINFLNQTLSMNGKIDFKINNIIKLKDYNETAEVNFTSKKLKTKNSNIFIDFDKKQLIINPISKILKYTSFKPFVKNGILLITFGKTTDVTAYILLKLPILFKHSNAPIKKVDNNLNKLFLNIIIGDNIKIYNENINIEINKSNINASLHSLDINLYPLEKLLEDNSSVSNDFNYTINLYTNNANLIYKTHKFLSQTATLTYKKDNFNFHSIYKDSSLNGYTKQGYLLLEGKNFSNEEFKAFLPKFDFFSLINLDFVMVKSPDDFYSGKIYINRAIVRELKSLNNVIAFINTIPSLLSFSSPGFSSKGYKIKNGYINYLLYKKILYIKQAKILGDNLDFYAKGYIDFNKNYMFLKITANMKMKLKKIPIIGKGLSYLLFGKDGSIDIKMVVKGNLDNPKVKEDIGKDILMSPFKLFKRAITLPFNLF, encoded by the coding sequence GTGCAAACAAGTAAAAACTCTATAAAAGCTATAATTTTTACGATAATACTTTTTTTATTCATTATTTTTATTTCCCTTTTTAAAGGTATTTATTTATATGATATAAACTTTAACAATATTCATATTAAAAAAATATTTTTTAAAATAGATCACAAGATTGTTCTTAAAATATATGATACCAAAATATCCAATAATAAAAACTATACAAAACAAGTTCTAAACATCCATAAAACAATTTTAACAGCAGTAAAAATTTTAAACATCTTTCAAAACATTACAATAGAATCACTTAATTTTGGGAAATTCCATATAAATAAGATTATTCTAAAAGATAATAAATTATTTTTCGATTCAGACTTTTTAAAATTTAAATCGGTTTTAAATCCAAAAACAACATATTCATATGTAAATTTTGAATACATTGAACTTCCAAAACAAAAAATTGATTTTTACAATGTATTATTGAGTATCTATTTTAAACCTTCCCATATATCAATAAAAGGTCAAGGTGAATTAAATAAAGAAAATATTAGTTTTAATATAAATTTATTAAAAAACAATATCTTAACTTTCAAAATTAACGCTCCTAAACTCAAATATAACAATGAGCTTTTTGATATTGATTTAAAAGGATTAAATCTTAGTTCGGCAATAAATCTGAATTATGATATTTATAATGTAAATGGAAAAACTAAACAATTAAATTTTAAATACAAAAAAATAAGTATAAATGCCGATAATGCAAATTTCTTATTAAACAATAAAAAAATTACATTAAATTCTAACAACTTAATTATCAATAACATAAAAAACATTAATAAAGTGATGATTAACAACCTAAACGGTTCGTATAATATAAAAAATAATTTTTTAATATTAAACTCTCCTGAAATACAAACCCAATATAAAAATTTCAAATTTCACTCTTATAAAAACAGTTTGATTTTTCAAAACTTACATAATCTAAATTTTAATTCAAGGTTAATCAAAATAGATGACAACAAAAACAAACTCTTTTTAAAAAGAAATTTAATAAATATTTTAGGAGATTATACTTATATATCTATAAATAACGGAGAATTTGTATCTGATCAGATAAAACTGACCTCAACACCGATTATAGGAGACCTTACTCAATTTATTGTTAAAAAAATCTATGGCAGCATTTACGGATTCAATACTTCAGTAGAAAACATAAAAACTAATATAAAAGACAAAACAGTATTCATTAAAAACGCTTACTATAATAATGTAAAAGCTTATGACATCACATATAAAAACAATGTTTTAACTTTACATTCAAACGATTTATTTAATAAAAACATAAAAGATGTTTTATACAAATTTCTAAATACAGATATTCCGGTAACACAAATAGCCGGTCAAAACAATATACTTTCCAAAATTATGTTCTCTGACAATATTAACTCATTTACTAAAATCGTAACTACTTCGTCTTTATTAAAATTATTTGATTTTGATTTATATGTTCCGCAGGCAGAAATAAACATAACCAACCAAAATTTAAATTTCACAACTAAAAAAGCAAATCTTTATTTAACAAAAGAAATGCCTTTAACATTCACGGGAAGCGGTTTTATAAATTTTCTAAATCAAACATTATCAATGAACGGAAAAATTGATTTTAAAATTAATAATATAATAAAATTAAAAGATTATAATGAAACTGCCGAAGTAAATTTTACATCAAAAAAATTAAAAACTAAAAACTCTAATATTTTTATCGATTTTGACAAAAAACAGCTCATAATCAATCCTATAAGTAAAATATTAAAATATACGAGTTTTAAACCATTTGTAAAAAACGGGATACTATTAATAACATTCGGAAAAACCACTGATGTTACAGCTTATATTTTACTTAAGTTACCTATTCTTTTTAAACATTCCAACGCACCTATAAAAAAAGTGGATAATAATTTAAATAAACTTTTTTTGAACATAATAATTGGTGATAATATTAAAATATATAATGAAAATATTAATATCGAAATTAATAAAAGCAATATAAATGCCTCACTGCATTCTTTAGATATTAATCTTTATCCTCTGGAAAAATTATTAGAAGACAACTCGTCAGTTTCGAATGATTTCAATTACACTATTAACCTTTACACAAACAATGCCAATTTAATATACAAAACACACAAGTTTTTATCCCAAACTGCTACTTTAACATACAAAAAAGATAATTTTAATTTTCATTCTATTTATAAAGATTCTTCTTTAAATGGATATACAAAACAAGGATATTTGCTGCTCGAAGGTAAAAATTTTTCAAATGAAGAATTTAAAGCCTTTTTACCTAAATTTGATTTCTTCAGTCTAATTAATCTCGATTTTGTTATGGTTAAATCACCGGATGATTTTTATTCAGGCAAGATTTATATCAACAGAGCTATTGTTAGAGAATTAAAATCATTAAATAACGTAATCGCTTTTATCAACACTATACCTTCCTTATTGTCATTTTCATCTCCTGGGTTTTCATCAAAAGGATATAAAATAAAAAACGGTTATATCAACTATCTTTTATATAAAAAAATATTATACATCAAACAAGCAAAAATATTAGGGGATAATTTAGATTTTTATGCAAAAGGATATATTGATTTTAATAAAAACTACATGTTTTTAAAAATAACTGCTAATATGAAAATGAAACTTAAAAAAATACCTATAATAGGTAAAGGTTTGAGTTATTTATTATTCGGAAAAGACGGGAGTATAGACATAAAAATGGTTGTTAAAGGGAATTTGGACAATCCTAAAGTAAAAGAAGATATAGGTAAAGATATATTAATGTCTCCTTTTAAACTTTTCAAAAGGGCTATAACTTTACCGTTTAATCTATTTTAA
- the metG gene encoding methionine--tRNA ligase: MSDKCKTYYLTTPIYYVNDIPHIGHAYTTIIADMVARYSRLKGIDTFFLTGTDEHGQKIEEAAKKRGKSPKEYADEISGKFKALWDEFEISYDKFIRTTDEAHKKGVQKAFLDMYKKGDIYKDYYEGHYCVSCESFVAPSQLVNDELCPDCGKPTRIIKEESYFFRLSKYQDQLLDWLKNKKPILPEAKANEVIRFVEEGLKDLSITRTSFEWGVKLPPEINDPKHVVYVWLDALFNYLTALGYGSENDELVKKYWPAKLHIVGKDILKFHAVYWPAFLMSIGYELPKVIAAHGWWTRDGEKMSKSKGNVINPKDVADAYGLENFRYFMLREVPFGADGDFSEKALIDRINNDLGNDLGNLLNRIIGMAYKYFDGKITSKNVEKYYANELNEAREIVKNLEETYLWKMQIHKFLEELWKVLAIGNKAIDTYKPWELMKNGEEEKAQALLGLISNLLAMVAVNLHAVMPKTTAKIAKSLGFEINQESFKNIMDGKLLDDFVIEKIPPLFPKIEAPLMKKPEIKEEKPQNLITIDEFFKTELKIGKVVVAEEVKKSKKLLRLEVDLGEGKNRQIIAGIKEYYKPEELIDTYVCVVANLKPAKLMGMMSEGMLLGAKDESGFSLIRPEKPKKPGTPIK; encoded by the coding sequence ATGAGTGACAAGTGTAAAACATATTATTTAACCACACCTATATATTATGTAAATGATATCCCTCATATAGGGCATGCGTATACAACTATTATTGCGGATATGGTGGCAAGATACAGCAGACTTAAAGGAATTGATACGTTTTTTCTAACAGGTACAGACGAACACGGGCAAAAAATCGAAGAAGCCGCTAAAAAAAGAGGCAAATCTCCAAAAGAATACGCCGATGAAATCAGCGGAAAGTTCAAAGCTTTATGGGATGAGTTTGAAATAAGTTACGATAAATTTATAAGGACTACTGACGAAGCACATAAAAAAGGCGTTCAAAAAGCGTTTTTGGATATGTATAAAAAAGGTGATATTTATAAAGATTATTATGAAGGGCATTACTGCGTAAGCTGTGAAAGCTTCGTGGCTCCAAGCCAGCTTGTAAATGATGAGCTCTGCCCTGACTGCGGGAAACCTACAAGAATAATTAAAGAAGAAAGTTATTTTTTCAGACTCTCAAAATATCAAGATCAGCTTCTTGACTGGCTTAAAAACAAAAAACCTATTTTACCTGAAGCAAAAGCGAATGAAGTTATAAGATTTGTGGAAGAAGGATTAAAAGATCTTTCAATTACAAGAACATCTTTTGAGTGGGGAGTAAAGCTTCCTCCTGAAATTAATGATCCTAAACATGTTGTGTATGTATGGCTTGATGCATTGTTTAACTATTTAACGGCTCTTGGATACGGAAGTGAAAACGACGAACTTGTAAAAAAATATTGGCCTGCGAAACTTCATATAGTAGGAAAAGACATTCTTAAATTCCATGCGGTTTACTGGCCTGCGTTTTTAATGAGTATAGGATATGAACTTCCAAAAGTTATTGCAGCTCACGGATGGTGGACAAGAGACGGTGAAAAAATGAGTAAATCTAAAGGTAACGTAATTAATCCTAAAGATGTGGCTGACGCATACGGGCTTGAAAATTTCAGATATTTTATGTTAAGAGAAGTGCCTTTCGGAGCGGACGGGGATTTCAGTGAAAAAGCTTTGATTGATAGAATTAATAACGATTTAGGGAATGATCTCGGTAACCTTTTAAACAGAATTATAGGTATGGCTTATAAATATTTCGACGGTAAAATTACAAGCAAAAACGTAGAAAAATATTATGCAAACGAACTAAATGAAGCCAGAGAGATTGTTAAAAATTTAGAAGAAACATATCTTTGGAAAATGCAGATTCATAAATTTCTTGAAGAACTATGGAAAGTGCTTGCAATCGGAAATAAGGCAATTGATACGTATAAACCGTGGGAACTTATGAAAAACGGAGAAGAGGAAAAAGCGCAGGCTCTTTTAGGACTTATTTCAAATCTTCTTGCAATGGTAGCGGTGAATCTGCATGCGGTAATGCCTAAAACAACCGCTAAAATTGCCAAATCTTTAGGTTTTGAAATAAATCAGGAGAGTTTTAAAAATATAATGGATGGAAAACTTCTTGATGATTTCGTAATTGAAAAAATTCCGCCGCTTTTCCCTAAAATAGAAGCTCCTCTTATGAAAAAACCTGAAATTAAAGAGGAAAAACCTCAAAATTTAATCACTATTGACGAATTTTTCAAAACCGAACTTAAAATCGGAAAAGTCGTAGTGGCAGAAGAAGTTAAAAAATCCAAAAAACTTTTAAGACTTGAAGTTGATTTGGGTGAAGGGAAAAACAGACAGATTATTGCGGGAATTAAAGAATATTATAAACCTGAAGAACTTATAGATACATATGTCTGTGTGGTTGCAAATCTTAAACCTGCAAAACTTATGGGCATGATGAGTGAAGGAATGCTTCTTGGTGCTAAAGATGAGAGCGGCTTTAGTCTTATAAGACCTGAAAAACCTAAAAAACCTGGGACTCCTATTAAGTAG
- the mobB gene encoding molybdopterin-guanine dinucleotide biosynthesis protein B: MSLRKAVAFTGPSNSGKTTLIEKVAKRLISSYKIAIIKNDPSDKAKFDTEGKDSYKFYQTGAEVVVTSPNRTTYFSHRQKSLDEIVNMINDFDILLVEGLKYLPLPRLAVFRGDVDESYFRYIKAVAVDDSVDKSKIPSNIEILDLNNIDQIIEWVLNNAEDI; this comes from the coding sequence ATTAGTTTGAGAAAAGCCGTAGCTTTTACCGGTCCGAGTAATTCCGGAAAAACAACATTAATAGAAAAAGTAGCTAAAAGATTAATAAGCTCATATAAAATTGCGATAATAAAAAATGATCCTTCTGATAAGGCGAAATTTGATACCGAAGGTAAAGACAGTTATAAATTTTATCAGACGGGTGCTGAAGTTGTGGTTACTTCTCCAAACAGAACGACTTACTTTTCACACAGGCAAAAATCTCTTGATGAAATTGTTAACATGATAAACGATTTTGATATTTTACTTGTAGAAGGGTTAAAATATCTGCCTCTTCCGAGACTTGCGGTTTTTAGAGGTGATGTTGATGAGAGCTATTTTAGATATATAAAAGCTGTTGCTGTAGATGACAGTGTTGATAAAAGTAAAATTCCTTCAAATATTGAAATTCTTGATTTAAACAATATTGATCAGATAATCGAGTGGGTTTTAAACAATGCCGAAGACATTTAA